A region of Shinella zoogloeoides DNA encodes the following proteins:
- a CDS encoding helix-turn-helix domain-containing protein, which yields MKKTADIKAPNAIDIEVGRRIRQRRQMLGFSQSILAENLGVTFQQVQKYEKGTNRVGSSRLQNIARFLTCPVAYFFEGTDQIAREDGNVEGSNVTDFVMSSEGLQLNRAFLSISNGKVRRRFVALVKTLANDQDAADASDALDP from the coding sequence ATGAAGAAGACAGCAGACATCAAGGCGCCGAACGCGATCGACATCGAGGTTGGCCGGCGCATACGCCAGCGCCGACAGATGCTTGGCTTTAGCCAGAGTATCCTTGCCGAGAATCTCGGCGTCACGTTCCAACAGGTGCAGAAATATGAAAAAGGCACAAATCGCGTTGGTTCGAGCCGACTTCAGAATATCGCGCGCTTCTTAACTTGTCCGGTCGCCTATTTCTTCGAGGGAACAGACCAGATCGCACGGGAGGATGGGAATGTTGAGGGGAGCAACGTGACCGATTTCGTGATGTCGAGCGAGGGGCTCCAGCTCAACCGCGCCTTCCTATCGATATCGAACGGAAAAGTCCGACGACGGTTCGTCGCCTTGGTCAAGACCCTCGCGAACGATCAGGACGCCGCAGACGCTAGCGACGCTCTCGATCCGTAA
- a CDS encoding DEAD/DEAH box helicase family protein, giving the protein MSNDPFTLDMFGNTALTSGLGLGLGMTGFSGHDPFAANDDDPDPTPPAPAPALPIAAARKPAPRKQGARSNFFLDDEGRGLAAGWKERAKANVGAILIAGEIEKQDRPATREEQQKLIRFTGFGASELANGMFRRPGEVEFREGWDDLGSLLETAVNEADYASLARCTQYAHFTPEFIVRAMWAGLQRLGWRGGRVLEPGIGTGLFPALMPPTYRATSHVTGIELDPVTARIVRLLQPKARIVNGDFARTDLGVVYDLAIGNPPFSDRTVRSDHHYRPLALRLHDYFIARSIDLLKPGGLAAFVTSSGTMDKADATARVHIAKSANLIAAIRLTEGSFRRDAGTDTVVDILFFRKRKAGEPEGDTSWLDIEEVCPATEDEGAIRVNRWFADNPGMVLGTHALTSGPFGETYTCRARAGEDPAEVLDAAICRLPEDIYDGEPTEIDLDLEEELTEIVDLRPGNANVREGSYFVDNRQGLMQIVDGQPVVIKVRKGRVGDGLTEKHVRIVQKLIAVRDAVREVLKAQETGRPWRDLQVRLRIAWSSFVRDFGPINHTTVSITEDVDSGETRETHRQPNLQPFRDDPDCWLVASIEDYDLDTDTAKPGPIFSQRVIAPPAPPVVTNAGDALAVVLNERGRVDLDHIAELLHCDRDKVVDQLGDTVFQNPADGAWQTADAYLSGPVRTKLAAAEVAAALDPTFERNVRALVAVQPSPLRPSDITARLGAPWIPAADVVAFVKQTMDVEIKIHHMPELGSWTVEARQLGYRAAGTSEWGTSRRHAGELLADALNSRVPQIFDTFKDAGGERRVLNVVDTEAAREKLQKIKTEFERWVWTDPERTDRLAGVYNERFNNLAPRKFDGSHLQLPGASAAFTLYAHQKRGIWRIIADGATYLAHAVGAGKTMTMAAAIMEQRRLGLIAKAMLVVPGHCLAQAAREFLALYPSARILVADESNFTKDKRARFLSRAATATWDAIIITHSAFRFIAVPSAFEQSMIQDELQLYEELLTRVEADDRVSRKRLERLKEGLEERLTALSTRKDDLLTISEIGVDQIVVDEAQEFRKLSFATNMSTLKGIDPNGSQRAWDLYVKSRYIETKNPGRALVLASGTPITNTLGEMFSVQRLLGYDALHERGLHEFDAWASTFGETTTELEIQPSGKYKPVSRFASFVNVPELISMFRSFADVVMPADLREYVRVPAISTGGRQIVTATPTAAFKMYQQILDSRIKAIEMREGPAQPGDDILLSVITDGRHAAIDLRLVMPANDNEPDNKLNLLVRNAFRIWQETADQVFLRPDGKPYDLPGAAQMVFSDLGTINVEKTRGFSAYRWIRDELVRLGVPASEIAYIQDYKKSEAKQRLFGDVRAGRVRFLIGSSEMMGTGVNAQLRLKALHHLDVPWLPSQIEQREGRIVRQGNQHDIVDIFAYATQGSLDASMWQNNERKARFIAAALSGDTSIRRLEDLGEGAANQFAMAKAIASGDERLMKKAGLEADIARLERLRAAHDDDLFSVRRRLREAERDIEIATRRIDEIGKDIARLVPTSGEAFTMTVLGERHVERKDAGRAVMKEVLTLVQLQHEGDAQLGSIGGFDVIYEGERFGKDAYHYRTVLQRTGADYEVDLPVTVTPLGAISRLEHALDDFAGERYRQRQHLEDANRRLASYRAHETGTFAFADELAAKRRELEEVEEALAAEARATAEPVAQAA; this is encoded by the coding sequence ATGAGCAACGATCCTTTCACGCTCGACATGTTCGGCAACACCGCGCTGACGTCCGGCCTGGGCCTCGGCCTCGGCATGACCGGGTTCAGCGGCCACGATCCCTTCGCCGCCAATGACGACGATCCGGACCCGACGCCGCCCGCCCCTGCCCCGGCTCTACCGATCGCCGCGGCGCGTAAGCCGGCACCGCGCAAACAGGGCGCGCGCAGCAATTTCTTCCTCGACGACGAGGGCCGCGGTCTCGCCGCCGGCTGGAAGGAACGGGCGAAGGCGAACGTCGGCGCCATCCTCATCGCCGGCGAAATTGAAAAACAGGACCGGCCGGCGACACGGGAGGAACAGCAGAAACTCATTCGCTTCACCGGCTTCGGCGCGTCGGAGCTTGCCAACGGCATGTTCCGCCGTCCGGGCGAGGTGGAGTTCCGCGAGGGTTGGGACGATCTCGGCAGCCTTCTGGAGACGGCCGTCAACGAGGCGGACTATGCCTCGCTCGCCCGCTGCACCCAATATGCGCATTTCACACCCGAATTCATCGTGCGGGCGATGTGGGCCGGGCTGCAGCGTCTCGGCTGGCGCGGCGGCCGCGTGCTGGAGCCGGGCATCGGCACGGGGCTGTTCCCCGCGCTGATGCCACCGACCTATCGCGCCACCAGCCATGTCACGGGCATCGAACTCGATCCGGTCACGGCCCGCATCGTGCGGCTGCTGCAGCCGAAGGCGCGCATCGTCAACGGCGACTTCGCCCGCACCGATCTCGGCGTCGTCTACGATCTCGCGATTGGCAATCCGCCCTTCTCCGACAGGACGGTTCGCTCCGACCATCATTATCGACCGCTTGCGCTTCGTCTGCACGACTACTTCATCGCCCGCTCTATCGACCTTTTGAAACCCGGTGGGCTGGCGGCTTTCGTGACGAGCAGCGGTACCATGGACAAAGCGGACGCCACGGCGCGGGTGCATATCGCCAAATCGGCCAACCTGATCGCGGCTATCCGCCTGACTGAAGGCAGCTTCCGCCGCGACGCCGGCACGGACACCGTCGTCGATATCCTCTTCTTCCGCAAGCGCAAAGCCGGCGAGCCGGAGGGCGATACGTCGTGGCTCGATATCGAGGAAGTCTGCCCCGCCACGGAGGACGAAGGCGCCATCCGCGTCAATCGCTGGTTCGCAGACAATCCCGGCATGGTTCTCGGTACCCATGCGCTGACCTCCGGTCCGTTCGGCGAGACCTACACCTGCCGGGCGCGGGCGGGCGAGGATCCCGCCGAGGTGCTGGACGCTGCCATCTGCCGTCTGCCGGAAGACATCTATGACGGCGAGCCGACCGAAATCGATCTCGATCTTGAGGAGGAGCTGACGGAAATTGTCGACCTGCGGCCCGGCAATGCCAATGTTCGCGAAGGCAGCTACTTCGTCGACAACAGGCAGGGCCTGATGCAGATCGTCGACGGCCAGCCCGTCGTGATTAAGGTCAGGAAGGGCCGTGTCGGTGACGGTCTGACGGAAAAGCACGTCCGTATCGTACAGAAGCTGATAGCTGTCCGCGACGCCGTGCGCGAGGTGCTGAAGGCGCAGGAGACCGGCCGGCCGTGGCGCGACCTGCAGGTGCGGCTGCGCATCGCCTGGTCGAGCTTCGTCAGGGATTTCGGGCCGATCAACCACACGACCGTCAGCATTACCGAGGATGTGGACTCCGGCGAGACCCGCGAGACGCATCGCCAGCCGAACCTCCAGCCATTTCGTGACGATCCCGACTGCTGGCTGGTAGCCTCCATCGAGGACTACGACCTCGACACCGACACGGCCAAACCCGGTCCGATCTTCTCGCAGCGGGTGATCGCGCCCCCTGCCCCGCCGGTGGTGACGAATGCCGGCGACGCGCTTGCCGTCGTGCTCAACGAGCGCGGCCGCGTCGACCTCGACCACATCGCCGAGCTACTCCATTGCGACCGTGACAAGGTGGTCGACCAGCTCGGTGACACCGTGTTCCAGAACCCGGCGGACGGCGCGTGGCAGACCGCTGACGCCTATCTCTCCGGCCCGGTCCGCACCAAGCTTGCGGCCGCTGAAGTCGCTGCGGCGCTCGATCCGACCTTTGAGCGCAATGTCCGCGCGCTGGTGGCTGTCCAGCCTTCGCCTCTGCGTCCCTCGGATATTACCGCGCGTCTTGGCGCGCCATGGATCCCGGCCGCCGATGTCGTCGCCTTCGTCAAGCAGACGATGGACGTCGAGATCAAGATCCACCATATGCCGGAACTCGGTTCCTGGACCGTCGAAGCGCGCCAGCTCGGCTATCGCGCCGCCGGCACGTCGGAATGGGGCACCAGCCGCCGACACGCCGGCGAACTGCTCGCCGATGCGCTCAACAGCCGCGTGCCGCAGATCTTCGACACCTTCAAGGACGCCGGCGGCGAACGGCGGGTACTGAACGTCGTCGATACCGAAGCCGCGCGCGAGAAGCTGCAGAAGATCAAGACGGAATTCGAGCGCTGGGTCTGGACGGACCCCGAGCGGACCGACCGACTGGCCGGCGTCTATAACGAGCGCTTCAACAACCTTGCGCCGCGCAAGTTCGACGGCTCGCATCTCCAGCTGCCCGGCGCCTCCGCTGCGTTCACGCTCTATGCTCACCAGAAGCGCGGCATCTGGCGGATCATTGCAGATGGCGCGACCTATCTCGCCCATGCCGTCGGCGCCGGCAAGACGATGACCATGGCGGCCGCCATCATGGAACAGCGCCGTCTCGGCCTGATCGCCAAGGCGATGCTGGTCGTACCCGGCCATTGCCTCGCACAGGCGGCGCGCGAATTCCTGGCGCTCTATCCATCCGCCCGCATTCTCGTCGCCGACGAGAGCAACTTCACCAAGGACAAGCGCGCGCGTTTCCTCAGCCGGGCGGCGACGGCCACCTGGGACGCGATCATCATCACCCACTCCGCCTTCAGGTTCATCGCCGTCCCCTCCGCCTTCGAGCAGAGCATGATCCAGGACGAGTTGCAGCTCTACGAGGAACTGCTGACCCGGGTCGAGGCCGACGACCGCGTGTCGCGCAAGCGGCTAGAGAGATTGAAGGAAGGGCTGGAGGAGCGGCTGACAGCGCTATCCACCCGCAAGGACGATCTGCTGACCATCTCGGAAATCGGCGTCGACCAGATTGTCGTCGACGAGGCGCAGGAATTCCGCAAGCTCAGCTTTGCAACCAATATGTCGACGCTGAAGGGCATCGACCCGAACGGCTCGCAGCGCGCCTGGGATCTCTACGTAAAGTCGCGCTATATCGAAACGAAGAACCCCGGCCGCGCGCTCGTTCTCGCCTCCGGCACGCCGATCACCAACACGCTCGGCGAGATGTTCTCCGTCCAGCGCCTGCTCGGCTACGACGCTCTCCATGAACGCGGCCTGCATGAGTTCGACGCCTGGGCGAGCACCTTCGGTGAGACGACCACCGAATTGGAGATCCAGCCTTCGGGCAAATACAAGCCGGTCTCGCGCTTTGCCAGCTTCGTCAACGTCCCGGAACTGATCTCGATGTTCCGCTCCTTTGCGGACGTCGTGATGCCCGCCGATCTCCGGGAATATGTCCGTGTTCCGGCCATTTCCACCGGCGGACGGCAGATCGTCACCGCGACACCCACCGCGGCGTTCAAGATGTACCAGCAGATCCTCGACAGCCGCATCAAGGCGATCGAGATGCGCGAGGGACCGGCGCAGCCGGGCGACGATATCCTGCTCTCGGTCATCACCGATGGCCGCCATGCGGCGATCGACCTGCGCCTCGTCATGCCGGCCAACGACAACGAGCCGGACAACAAGCTCAATCTGCTTGTCAGGAATGCCTTCCGGATCTGGCAGGAAACAGCGGATCAGGTCTTCCTGCGTCCTGATGGGAAGCCTTACGACCTGCCCGGCGCCGCGCAGATGGTCTTTTCCGACCTTGGTACGATCAACGTGGAAAAGACGCGGGGCTTTTCGGCCTACCGCTGGATTCGCGACGAACTGGTCCGGCTCGGCGTGCCCGCCAGCGAAATCGCCTATATACAAGACTATAAAAAGTCCGAGGCGAAGCAACGGCTGTTCGGCGACGTCCGTGCCGGGCGCGTCCGCTTCCTGATCGGCTCCTCCGAGATGATGGGCACCGGGGTCAACGCCCAGCTCAGGCTCAAGGCGCTTCATCACCTCGACGTGCCGTGGCTGCCGTCGCAGATCGAGCAGCGCGAGGGCCGCATCGTCCGCCAAGGCAACCAGCACGATATCGTCGACATCTTCGCCTATGCGACGCAAGGCAGTCTCGACGCCAGCATGTGGCAGAACAACGAGCGCAAGGCCCGGTTTATCGCCGCCGCACTCTCCGGCGATACGTCGATCCGCCGGCTGGAAGATCTCGGTGAGGGTGCCGCCAACCAGTTTGCGATGGCCAAGGCGATCGCGTCAGGCGACGAACGGCTGATGAAAAAGGCCGGTCTGGAGGCCGATATCGCCCGCCTCGAGCGCCTGCGCGCCGCCCATGACGACGACCTGTTCTCGGTCCGCCGGCGGCTGCGGGAAGCCGAACGCGATATCGAGATTGCTACGCGCCGCATCGACGAGATCGGCAAGGACATCGCGCGGTTGGTGCCGACATCAGGCGAGGCATTCACGATGACCGTTCTCGGGGAGCGGCACGTTGAGCGCAAGGACGCCGGGCGCGCGGTGATGAAGGAGGTCCTAACGCTCGTCCAGCTTCAGCACGAGGGCGACGCACAGCTCGGGTCGATCGGCGGCTTCGACGTCATCTACGAGGGAGAGCGCTTCGGCAAGGACGCGTATCACTACCGCACCGTCCTGCAACGCACCGGCGCCGACTACGAGGTCGATCTGCCGGTCACCGTCACGCCGCTCGGAGCAATCTCCCGTCTCGAACATGCGCTCGACGATTTCGCGGGCGAGCGTTACCGCCAGCGCCAGCATTTGGAAGACGCCAACCGCCGGCTCGCCTCGTATCGCGCGCACGAAACGGGCACCTTCGCCTTCGCCGACGAACTTGCCGCAAAGCGCCGGGAACTGGAGGAGGTCGAGGAAGCATTGGCCGCCGAAGCCCGCGCCACCGCCGAGCCGGTCGCGCAGGCGGCATAG